The Tenrec ecaudatus isolate mTenEca1 chromosome 12, mTenEca1.hap1, whole genome shotgun sequence genomic interval ATGGTCCCCCCTACTCGACCTTCTTTGGATTTCAGAACACCGAGGGGTTACCTCAGTCAGGGCAGTGTCTCATGCCACTGTGGTGGGTTTTGAAGCCCTTTTCTTGGTCAGGATCACTCACTGGCTTCCTACATCTTCTTTTCAGCCTTTCAAAATGGTTTTTTGCCACCCCATTGTAGACGTTAATGCCATTTGGTTTTTAagttcttacttttttttttctgtttaaaaattCATTATTTGGGCCTTTAAATACTTCAAAAAGTGGAATCATTTGGTTTAATTATCCAAAGGTTAAAATTAAATATTGACATTTTTATCCACTTAACAGATACAGGTTGACAAGTTCCCACCTGTAAGTTTCACATTTTATGCAAGGACTTGCCTTTttgatgacacaatggatgctagTTTGAAGCAGCTGTCGTCTTCATTGCGTGGTTAAGAAATCCAGTTGTCCAACAGCATATGTCACCAGAAACAGATGGTATAAGCCCCTGTGAAAGGCATAATGGAAAAGTTTAAACACAGGACACCATAGCATCTTTGCTAAAGGATACGAGAGCAAGGTGGCAGATCAAGCTCATTAGTCATAGCCCTACTCCACCCTCCTTGTAACTTTTCAGTTCTGATGTCGCTAGGTTGTGGGGCTGGCAAACATAAGATATTTAGACTTTGTAACCTTTGTTACCAGTTGGGTCCATTCCAATTAGTGGGgaccccacacccactgccatggagtctgtgTGGACTCAACACTAccttatacagggtttctgaaactgcccatctttacaggagcctcatgtttctcctgaggagtgactgctaGGTATGATTTGTCTGCCTTGTTGGTAGCCGGATGCTTACACGACAGcacctggaagcagactgccaagtctttctcctgtagatggcctggtggattcaaacctctaaccttttggttagcaatcaaACTCCATCCCATCCAGGCTCCTCAGACTTGgtatttcctcctccttccttgcaAAGGAACACTTGTCTTCTGTTTGCTTGCCAATCATGCCCCCCACTCAGGTATTTTTTTCAAACATGCTACattaattttttttggggggggtagatTTATGTAtaatatgtatttacattttcctactttaatttttaaattgtgatttgggtgaaagtttaggaACAAACAGGTTTTCCATTCAAAAATTCATATAAAGTTTGTTTTGCGACACTGATGGCAATCCCCACAATATAATAGTActattcccacttcctccctggacaTACCATTTCCTTCATCCTTATTGTCAAACTATAAAAATATCCTCTACAAAACATGTAAGACAATTAGCCTCGCAGAAGAGTGGTCATATATTGAGATGTAGTTATCAAGCTGATACAGAAATAAAGAAGTCAAATATTCAATAACTCTATCCTCTTTGGTTTGCCATGTGGCCTTATGCTTATTAAAAACTTGTCCATGAATACTTAAATACCAGTGGGTAAGAAGCCCTGCTATCACAGTGGTTAAGGACATGGCTGTAAAGGTCAGGTCGGTGGTTGGCACAGACCAGCCACTCAAcaagagaaaggtgtggcagccaGCTTCCACAATGATTACAGCTTGCAAGTCCTTATGGGGAAGCCCCATGTCCCATAGACATCATGGTATCAACTCATGGGTTTTTCGAATTTGGGTACTCACTTGATAGAAATTTGTAAAGAACTTGTCCAAAAATGCAACAGCATGGTATTTTTAGGGTTTTTCTGGAATGCTTTCCCAATGTAGAAACTCAGTATGAGTGGGAAATATGAAGTATTAATTAGTTTTAGTATTGTCCTTCCAATTGTTATCACACAGAGAACTGAAATCTATAAAGGCATATGATTAGAATGCATATATGTTTTACCATTCACTCATTTCTATTAAGCTAAAATCACTATTTGTGGTACCTTGAATAATAATTCCCCAAAGATGtctatggaaccctggtggtgtagtggtgcatTGGGTTGGGATCAGCATAGTCGGCATTTCAAAACCACGAGGGgcaggagaaagagtgggctttctactcctgtaaagtttcagtctcggaaacccacagtctcgcttagtcagcattgactcgaaggcagcgAGGGAAAGTGTCTGTGCCTTAGCCCCCAGAACCTGTGAAAGCACACACGCCTAGCTGGTCCCTCCTTTGAAACTCATCCGatcctcagtgcctccaagagTCCCTTATTTCCTCTGCTAGTTTCATTTACCAGTGGATTCTGGTTTCCAACCTGGCCCCCGTGGGGCTCAGTGCTCCACTCCCCTGGAAGCTTGATGCCCGAAGACTCTGTTAAAGCGATTGCAAGACAGACACCTCCACAGGTCTGTAACCTTAACCAGAGATGCTTCTGGTCAACAGGTGGCGAAGAGCTTCACAAAAGCAGAGGGAGAGCGACTGTGGGCTTACTGGCGAGGGATCTACCGAGCCGGTGAAAAACAAAGTCCTTGGTGGCTCAGGGGCTAAGCGCTCCCACCTGACAGTCACTGCAGGAGAGAAAGTCTGGGCTTCCATGGAGACCGAGCCGAGGAAACCCCGCAGGGCAGTCCGAGTCAGTCTGGTGGGGTCGCTGCCGTCGGACCGGATTCGCTGGCACTGGGCTGGTGGTTTGACGAGAAACAGGACCCACAGTTAAAGACGCGTGTAGCCAGAACGAGGGTCTTCGGTCGACAGTAAAGGGGAAGCTCAGGTCTCAGTGTTCTCGGGAGGTTTCGTCACCCCTGGGGCCAGGTTATGGGTGCAAGAGGGCGGCCCGTACACGGAAGAGGCTCTCGACTCCAGAGGGAGGATGTGCCGGGGGCTGGGCGGCGGAGGACCAGATCCCGGACTGAGGGCCGAGGGAAAGGCCCTGGAGAGATCCAGTCCGGGTTCCACACACCGCGGCCCGCGCCCGCCCCGACGCCGGGGGCTCACCTGGGAGCGCCGCTCAGAGCCGGCCCGCAGCAGCCGCAGCCCAGCCGAGGGGAAGGGGCGCCTCCCCGCAAGCCCCGCCCCGGAAGCCGCAGCGGGAGGCCCCGCCCCCGAGCGCTCCCGCCGGGAAGGCCGGCTGCTTCCGCCCCGCTCGGGCCCCGGCCAAGCCAGGGCAGGGCGCCTTCGGAAGGTGGAAGATGGCCAGGCAACCCCGAGATGTGCGTCCAGCGAGCCACTGAGTGGCGAACCCTTGGAGAGGAACCCCGGCTCCCCAGTTCCGGGACTCGATTCACAGCCGTCGAGCCGACAGTCGACGTGGCCGTCCGCGCGGAGGGCGTGGCAGAGCTGGCCCCGCCCCCACGCCCCGCCCGATTCCCAGACGGTGATTCAGGTTTTCTCCAGCAAAGTGACCGTGTTTCCGCAAGCTTTTCACACACCGAGCGCCAAACGCATTGCACGATTAGCTAGCTCAaagaactgattttccctcacgCTAAGCGAGCTCTTTTACGGAGCCCGTGGTAACTGTGGGCCCATCTTGAGTTCAGCAATCTAATTCCAGAGAGGAAGGCGCGATCAAGTCAGGTGGGGCTTCGGAGTTGATCTGGGCAGTTGAACTCCAGACAGAGGTGAACTCTTGTTATGGCGACTTGGGGGACTCTCAAGGGGATACGCACATCACTTTCTTCCAAGGGCACAGGATGACCCCAGAGGCCTATCGTGAAGAAGTCTTCAGAAAACGTTGAAATGCACTGGTGAGAAAAGGGCCAGAAAAGTTATGCCCTGGATTATCGTCCACCACGACGCACCTGCTCATGCTCCCAGGGCAGCAAAGATTGTCCCAGgaaaatttcattgggaaactgtCGCGTCCACCGCACAGTCCCAATTCTGCCCTTCAAACTTGCTTTTGTTCCTCaaacttaaaatatttcaaagtctCTCGTGGATGCCAAAAGTGCTGTGGATATTGCCGTGGTGTCAATTCAGAGCGCAGAATACTTCAGTGAGCAAGGCTGTATGACCTGCAGACCacgaagacttcctccaatcctgaaaccACATTCTCCTtcgtataatccaacttctctgatgtgcCCATTATAGATTGAAAAATATGGAGAGAGGACACAAGCCTGTGGCATACCTCTCCAGattgtatcattttattggggggctcttaatcttacaacaatccattattcaattgtattaaacacttttacatatgttgccatctgcatttccaaatcattttctttctactttactcAGCCTTTGGGCTCGGattttccccgctccctcccacccttgtgaattcttgatcaattatgtattacttttattttgtggcattcctgattttaaaccatgcactatgcCTGTTTCATTCACAagcctcttgctccatgtacaagttctatgtGAGCACAACTAAGTGCCTTAAGAAGTCCCACTCTTAAGTCAAcaggttggctgctaaccaaaggctgtCAGTTCAAGTGCGCCCAGCGGTGTGTGGTAGAAGGCCTGGTGACCGATCCTGGAAAAATTACCCCTTGAAAACTATGGGGTTAATACCTTTCGACTTTCCACATTTGAAAGCATGGGACATAGCACCTGGAATAACTCGGTGATTTGGCAAAAAACCAGGGCAGGTGAAAAAACATTGTtacaaaaatcatagaaattttagtgaaaataccaaaatgtgaagctatcgtTTCTTGACATCCTGCAGGTAGGTCTCGCCACTGTGCAGGCCTGACTCACGGATACCCGCACACCCCTGGTAAGTGCTGTTAGTCTGCATTTCTCCTGCCCTCACCACTCAGTCCTGGTTCTTCCCTTAGCCAGCCTCGCCCATGGACACAGGGCTGCTTCTAGGTGACCTTACTGGGAGCATTTCACCTCTCCTTTCCCTAAAAAGGGTAATCGGGAGTCCCACTTCCACCTTTCTCATGCCATCCTTCTTCATAAGGGCATGGCATTAGGAGCTATCTCTATGACCCGGCTCCCGTCCCCTCCttcattcccctccccctccacaccCCCGACTCCATGGAAATGGAAACTACTCCAGTGCCAACTCTACTAACCTACTTTCCAGATTTTTATTTTCTAcctcttcccactccctccttcaaCTGCTCTCTCCTTTGCTCAGCTCTTCAATGGCCTCTTCTTTGCTTTGTCCCATGAATGTTGGTGGGATCCCTCCAGGTTCCTTTCTTGGATCCTACTCTTCTATTCTCCTGAGTGCTGCCACCTTCCATCAGGCCCACGTCTCCATGGACAGCCTAGCCCACCTTCCCCAGGGGTTGCCACCATACACATCTCCACCGGATGTCCGACAGATGCTCTGGGCCAGCAACTGGAGGGCTGAAcatacttttaattttattttattttgaacctACTTTTTATTAATGTCACCACTACCTTCTCCTTAACCTTCCCTCTTGGGTTGATCTGATCCCAGTTTTACTTGTCCAGGCACCCAGTTCTCTCTGCCAGCCTCCTACCTGGCCTTGCTGCCCCTGGCCGTGATATATTAGTCAGAGGGACTTTTCATGAGAGAAATCTAATCAAGTTACTTCTAACCTATGGGAGAAAAGAAACCCCAAGCTCTCTAGCACCCATTTCctattttatttcttacctcaCCCTTCTCTTATTCCACCCTCCAGCCAGAACAAATCACGTGTAGGCCCTGGGATTTTGCCATTTCTTACCTCTGGGCCCTCATACATGGTTTTCATTCAGGCTAGATCTACTCTTTCCTGCCACCACTGTTTATCTTGTTCAACGGCCGAGGGCAGCTGTAGTGGGGAGCTTCAGTAACTCCTTCAACGAGGGGTCTGTGTTCTGTGCTGACCCTTGGCACTTTAGTTGACACAGACAATGCTTCACTTGCTGGTGTATCTCTAATGTCTAGGTCTGGACATTACCGAgcatgggggggggcggggaaatgTTGCTTGAATAGATAATGACCCCATCCCTTCTCTCTAACAGCAATACTGCAGGAACCCAGGAAGGTGAGATACTAGCTTCAAACATGCTCAATACctgcaccaaaacaaacaaaacagaaaccacactcactgccatccagtctacaCGACTCAACAGCAACCCAAAGGACAGCGTGAAatgactcctgtgggtttccgagtctgtaTTAGGGGGGTAGAAAGCATGGTctctttctcagagcagctggtggcttttaactgctgactttgtggttagcagcccaactggtagccactacaccaccagggctcctggctcaaTACCTCAAGCTcctgggaggaggaagaagaggaggagggggaggaaaaggaggaagctATGCTAGTAGAGTGCTTCAGAGGCAACTCCCATGAGATGAAGTGGGAGGGACAGAAGACTAGGAGTTAACCATATTTATTGACTGATGACAAAGTACACAGATGAGTCAATACTCCAGGCCCAGGCTGCCCCAGCATGCTTATCTGGGTTCAGCTAGGCCTGCCAGGAGAGTCAGTGGCAATCTTTCTCACCCAGTACCCAAAAGGAACCAGTCCTGGCCCATGTTTTTCCAGACTCCCGAGAGTTCTGTTCAACAGGATTGCCTTGGGAGGCAGCATCAGCCTGGACCCGAGATTAGTCTTCGGGCCCCACCCATCAGCCTCTGTCAGCTTGGGCCCGAGGTGCAAGAAACTGCAGCGTCTGTAGTCGGCCACATGCCAGTCATACGGGGTAGAATGGTCTGGCTCCAAAGGGAGAACGGTGAGGAAGTGAGTTGAGTGGTGAGGCACAGCTGTTCTACCCACCTGTGGGAGGATGGGGACCCTGGCACGTAGCTGCTGGGGAACAGGGCAGGGGAGTAATGTGGACCCAAGGTCATGGATGGGgacctggggtcaagggcagagCTTACCAGCTCAGATGACATTGGACTCCTGGACCTTCTCCCCCAAGTAAAAACGACTGAAGAGGAAGGAGCTCAGGTCGATGGTCTGGAAGCGGCCCTCCAACACCAACTCGGCCACAGCCCGCCCCACAGCAGGGGCTTGTTGGAGCCCGTGACCACTGAAGCCCGTGGCGAAGTACATGTTGACAACCAGTGGGTGGGGACCCACTACCCCATTCTGGTCAAAGGTGTTGTAGTCATAATAGCCAGCCCAAGCGCTCTGAACCTGCAGAAACACAAGCTTGTTTCTGAGGAAGGCTGCAGGCTCACGCTCAGCCAGGGCTGAGaatcccacagcccctccagtcTGAGGGGGGCTGCGGGATGGGCCAAGAGATGTGAGGTGGCGGGAGTATGACGGTGGGCAGGAATTCCCAAGAGACTGAGGTTCTCCAGTGTCACCTGTCCTCCCCCATGTCAGTTACCTTCAGAGTCTCAAATGCTGGTACCCTCTGGGCCAAAGGGGGCCACACCTTTTCTTGGAAGAAATCATGGTCCACGTCCAGGTTCCCCGAGTCTGGCTCCTCTTCCTGGGGTGAGAGGTGGGAGGAGGCTTGTTTGGCCTGGGACTTAGTGGTATACCCAGACTTCACAGACTACTTTATCAATCCCCCAGTAGGTGGAGGGTGGGAGAAAAGACCCCAATTTTCCCTCAAGAACACAACCTGGAGCCCTGCAGATAATTGGATTCTTTAAGGACAAAGACCCTTTCCGAGCACCTGCGCCCACTGAGGTTACCTCGGAGGGGCTACGGCCACCTAGGTAGTTGTTGCCCAGTCCTTCCCGGCGAAAGTAGGCTCCACTGGTGTCTGTGACAAGtggggactccaggcctggtCCCTGCGGGCAGTGCCATATGTACACATACCTGTTGTAACCAGCGGGGTCAGGAACGAGAAGGTAGTACAATCAAAGGCTCCACCCTATGTAGCGTTTAGGCACATGCATACCACACATACAACTTTAGGGTCTTTTCTGTCCTGTCTCCAGATGCCCTGAGCAAAGTCACCTTTTCCTTGGCTCCACAGGGAGCCTGATGCCTTGCATGGTGCCGGGGGCCCCCGTCCCAATACCAGCCAGCTCTGCAACCTGCCCAGACCAGGCTCCTGCTGCGTTAATCACGACAGCACACTCCACAGGTTGGTACTCCAGGCTGTGGTCCATCTTTACCTGCAGGGATCAGAAGGCATGGGTGCGAGGGCCTTGGCCAGACGCTGGTTAccacagaggtacatttctctgGAGTCCCAGCACCCCATTCAGGAAAGCGGACGAGACACCAAGACAAGGAGAGCCACACGCTTCACTGTCCACCCACTTTGGTAAGGAAGGTACTTACGTGGACCTCATGAATCCTTTTCAAAGTGACCTTCTCCCCATTTACTGTCTCCATGTGGTCTGATGACGAGATGAAGCCTGCAGCCGAGAACATCAGAATGAGCCCGAGGCCACAGGCACGGGAGGTAGAGCCCATTCGTTTCCTAGAGAAGGAAAGCACGGGGGAGGGAAGTTTCCCCACAGGTGGAGAAGCGGAGCTAGATGAACATGGGTACACACAGGCCAGGGGCGTGCTAAAATGTTTGTTTCCCAAAAAGGACAAGTCAGGAGCTGAAGTCAGGATCCCTAGGACTGCCTTTCAGGGATGAATTCACTCATCCCTGCAACCCTTGCTGGGCCCATGATTGAGGAATTCACACCTAACCCCATCCATGCCCTTGCTTGGACGAGGGGTCTTAGACTCACGTGTGACCTCTCCCTGGCAGAAAAGGACGCCCATGGACTGGACCTTTTGCCGAAGCCCCTGCAGCAGACACCAGGGATCAAACCAGCCTTCATTCTCCATCCCTGTGATGACAAGAGGACTTGTGAGGGAGGAGGAGCAACCCCTTTCTGTATTTCCGGcctttcacccccacccctaactccTCCTTAGGGCTCGTAACCAGGGGAAGGTCATGCAGATCAGTCAAACCTGTGGAAGGACAGAGAGCCAGCTTGGCCCAGCGGGGGACCCAGGAGGAAGCGCCCCTCATGCAGTTGGCTGCGGGGTGCTGATGTCTAAGTCGAGGGGCCCGGCAACCCTTCATCTTCAGTAAAACCACCATCCCCGCTCCAAGGAAGCCTCACCGTAAGAAGCCAGAGCTACTCCCTCTGTGTTTATCCAGGGAAACTTGTACCGAAGCTGctcaggagacatcagacaaactTTGGCGCCTTCCTCCCTAAGAGAATGagtcgtgtgtgtatgtgtgtcaccgAGGGTGAGGCTGTCCAGGGAGAGCACTGGTTCCAGCGCATTCGTGCCACACCTTGACCTATTTCCCTAGCCATTCTCCTCACTGCTGAGCGGGGAAAGACCAAGCCCGAGTTCAGGTTCTTCAGTGCATGACTCCCTTGCCACACTCCTTGTCCTCTAAATACTCATGACCTTTCACAAGGTAGGTGACTTTGTCCCTCACTCTTCCTGCCTGGGAcagccttctccctccacctgtacTACAATCCTGTACACCAGCACACACCTCTCTCTGACACTGTCCCCAGACTGtcgggttcaaatcccagcaccaccacctccaagCTCCTGGTGCCTCATTTTCACATGTAAAATGGGGATGTTCTAATCACTCAATGAGTTAACATCTATAAAGCATTCAGGGTAACATGTGGCATTACTACCcatggccagccagtcaattctgGCTGATGGCCACTGCGTACGTCAAAGAAATAAACTGTTTCATGAGGTTTTCTTGACTgtcatctctatggaagcaggttgccaggcttttcttccgtagcgctgctgggtgggtttgaacatgaAGTAGCCTTTTGGCAGTCATGTACAAACCATCTTTGTCCCAAGAACATTCCTGAGGTCGCCTGTGACTAAGTCTACCACCATTACAATCCAGCGCAAAGATGCCCACCCTGACTTATTAGAAGAATCTCAGGCCAGGGGTTGGTGAACCAAATCCAGCCCCCACCTGCTTTTGTAGCCTTTTGTTGGAACACCACTCCATTCATTTGTTTATGTCTTATGGCTGCTTTTGTGAGGCGGCAACAGGCAGAGTtgaggggctgggctggggacTTAAGGGAGGTCtacaaaattgaaaatatttgcTCTACAGAATAAGTGTGACTCCCAACTTAGGatcctgttttaaaaaaaaaaaatcagatttctagagcattctcttttgttttcagtTGGTTCAGACGCAGTGACTCACGTGGAGAAGAGCAcccagccctgcctggtcccgtgccatccacTTGACCTTCCCTCTGTTTGAGCTCATGGCTGCAGCCCCTGCGTACCAACCCCTCTCATTTAGGGTCTTCCACTTTTTGAAGACTcctctaccaagtatgatgcccttctccaggggctggtgctTCCTGATGGCATGTTAGGAGaccaaggaacactctggctggaCTCCTCCTCCCTAGCAATTTTAGTTTCCGAGGTCTGCAATATGCCAGAGACAATCCTTATGCTCTAGTACCTTCTAGAACACCTGCGTGGCAATCTGTTCACATCTGTCCCAGAGCACCTACGCTAGGGGACTATATGGGTCTGCATCAGCACCGTGGTTGCTAGTATGGGTTATAATGCAATGTACAAaacacaaaaatcctcaccactggaccgatacataacatcgtgataaatggaaaaGAGATTAAAGTTATCAAAGATGTcagtttgcttggatccacaagcagtgcTCATGACAGCAGCATGACTCTGTAGGCTCTTTAAAACGTCAGAGAaaaaagatgtccctttgaggacaaaGGGGTACATAACGCAACCccgattttcagtggcctcacatgcgtgtgaaagtCGGACCATAAATAAGAAAGACCTCCAACGAGATGGATCGATGCGGTGGCTGTACCAATGGGCTGCAGCAGAACAGCAGTGGTGGGGAGGGGCGAGGACTGCGCAgcgtttctttttcttcctgtagAGTCGCCCTGAGTCAGACCGATTCAatgacaccaaacaataacacGTGCCGGATTTTCCTGGTAGACTGGGCTCCTCGATCATAGGACCGTAGTCTGTCAACTCTGACATGCTGCAGGAGTTTGCTGTGTAGAAGGCTGAGCCTGACACCCACCTCTGCACCTTCACATTGCTCTCCATGACGGCAGCGCCCTTCTCTGAAGATAGCAAGAGATAGCCCGAGGGGTTGAACTGGAGGTCCAGGGGAGGGCTGTCAACTACAGCCAAGTACTCCTGTGTAGGAAGATCAGTTCATCAAAGAAGCTAAGAAACAACCACAGGCCCCCGATTCCACTGCTgttcctggggccccctagccagaTGAACTGCTTTCTTTGGGCTAGAGGAGGGGCCACCACCCCAGCCCCGACAACTTGACTTCACATACGTTGATATTTCGTAGAAAGTTGACCGAGAAGAGGGAGAGCTGGATGTTCTCTGGCAATGAGAACTGCTGCCGAATTCCTCCCACAGAAAGCCCCGAAGAGGCCTGTGAATActaggagaagaggagaaagtcaAGGCGGACCACAACCTTGTTATAGGTCAGCggttccaacgaccctttcacaggggtcgccgattcttaacagtagcaaaattacagttatgaagtagcaacgaaagtaactttatatgtgaatgcaacattccagtgtggagtagggaaccagtggagaggtctggggggctggccccagtaccaaatactaagtggacgccttgaatctgcagttctgggagagggacatatctgatcagagaacacgggagcaggtgaagggggagttggagagagtggagcacatcctggcccaccaggccctgaggacgatgatcccaactagagcagccagtccacagaaaggaccacatagccagccccactatgagacatgacgtccctcactgacccatgaccctacggggggcagcaccggagacacagtgtgggaattgcgtccgacctgatcccaccacaccgaggcaaagcactgggggagtgcagcggaacagcaagggaatggagtggcaaggtccccagggaatgctgaaggtggacttttgggccagggggtggtgccccaacagactggactggaaaacactcctaaaggccaacaaacgttaaaaaaaaaatttatagttgggggctcaccacaacatgaggaactgcattaatgggccacggcattaggaaggttgagaaccagtgttaGAGGTGAACAGGATGATGGAAATTGTAAGTTGAATAACTTAATTTAAAGGGGGTCCTACTCACAAGAATCCTACAAACTAAGAGAAGTTGAAGGGGACAAGCCCTTATGCAAGGCAGCCAGCAGCCTGAAAAGAACAGGGTTTATCAAAATCCTTTACGGCAGCCATGCAGGGCAGAGATGAGCTCTCTCAAAAAGTTGGGCttgcggctatcaaaagagatagtgactggggtcttaaaggcttgaagataaacaagcggccatctacctcagaagcaacaaagtccacatggaagaagcacaccggccagt includes:
- the FOXRED1 gene encoding FAD-dependent oxidoreductase domain-containing protein 1 isoform X1, which translates into the protein MPLRALRSGLCRGPWARWFGTRRGGATLDWDGKMSEMKKKIQSILPGGTWDQLNDTRHLPPEQADVVIVGGGVLGLSVAYWLKRLEKQRGSIRVLVVERDHTYSQASSGLSVGGIRQQFSLPENIQLSLFSVNFLRNINEYLAVVDSPPLDLQFNPSGYLLLSSEKGAAVMESNVKVQREEGAKVCLMSPEQLRYKFPWINTEGVALASYGMENEGWFDPWCLLQGLRQKVQSMGVLFCQGEVTRFISSSDHMETVNGEKVTLKRIHEVHVKMDHSLEYQPVECAVVINAAGAWSGQVAELAGIGTGAPGTMQGIRLPVEPRKRYVYIWHCPQGPGLESPLVTDTSGAYFRREGLGNNYLGGRSPSEEEEPDSGNLDVDHDFFQEKVWPPLAQRVPAFETLKVQSAWAGYYDYNTFDQNGVVGPHPLVVNMYFATGFSGHGLQQAPAVGRAVAELVLEGRFQTIDLSSFLFSRFYLGEKVQESNVI
- the FOXRED1 gene encoding FAD-dependent oxidoreductase domain-containing protein 1 isoform X2, producing the protein MTWGRDLGPRRWEAQKGQPGEKDWDGKMSEMKKKIQSILPGGTWDQLNDTRHLPPEQADVVIVGGGVLGLSVAYWLKRLEKQRGSIRVLVVERDHTYSQASSGLSVGGIRQQFSLPENIQLSLFSVNFLRNINEYLAVVDSPPLDLQFNPSGYLLLSSEKGAAVMESNVKVQREEGAKVCLMSPEQLRYKFPWINTEGVALASYGMENEGWFDPWCLLQGLRQKVQSMGVLFCQGEVTRFISSSDHMETVNGEKVTLKRIHEVHVKMDHSLEYQPVECAVVINAAGAWSGQVAELAGIGTGAPGTMQGIRLPVEPRKRYVYIWHCPQGPGLESPLVTDTSGAYFRREGLGNNYLGGRSPSEEEEPDSGNLDVDHDFFQEKVWPPLAQRVPAFETLKVQSAWAGYYDYNTFDQNGVVGPHPLVVNMYFATGFSGHGLQQAPAVGRAVAELVLEGRFQTIDLSSFLFSRFYLGEKVQESNVI